The region GCTTTCATCCGACTGCCGTTGCTAACACAACAGACTAGGATTGCGTTTACCATGGTAAAGTGAGAAAAGCCGGTCACATTTGAAAAACCCATTTACCATGGTAAACTTTCGTTTCCtagggtaaaaaaaaaaatgctgaagtGTGACCTGAAacatttgtttaattttcgcGTGTAATTAGCTCCCTGAACTCCTAGAACAGCGCATCATTGATGTCATACACATTAATATAagaataatttgttttctgttaACTAATACATTTGGAACTGCGTTCAAAATAAGTtgcgataaaaaaaaacgcttaGCGGTTCATGTATCAACATATCACCAACAGAAAATTATCACTCATGTAGAACTGCGTTTGAAATCtggtttcgtttcgtttcgcaaactacagtaacCCATAAAAAAAAGCTTAGCAGTTCAGGTATCAGCATGTTACATTTAAcagaaaatgataattttcatCCATGTAGAACTGCGTTTGAAATCtggtttcgtttcgtttcTCAAACTTCGTTGTTTCGTTCCTTCGTTCAGGTAATAGAGACTTTAACCTTACATTGTGACTGCGATATTTAGAAACacttgtttcttttaaatagAGATATCTttagaaacaaaatcaatgctgTTCTTTGCACTGTGATATCTTATGTAGGTAAACCCTTATGTATATCGGACTATCGCTATCCCGGTAAACAAAGGCGACCTTATTACGCTTttacattaaaagaaaaattcagtaCAACTATCCCTGACGCAAGTCAATATCTCTTAGCTTATATTCCCGTTTATTTTGAAACTACAAGCAACTAAAAGAATGCCTAAATCCCCGTTACCGTACTGATTACAACTGCATGACGTGCCGCCGTGTCACCGAGCCACACTAACATATTTTTACCATTGAACGCGACTGGTGAGCCGCCGAACCACTAAAATAGACAGCTTACGCGTTTTTTCATTACTGAACGCGACTGACGAGCCGCTGAGCCACTAAAACATACACCTTAATCGTTCTTTTATCACCGAACTCGTCTGGTGAGCCGCTAAGCCGCTTGAGAGGGATATGCCTTCAAAAGTAGCCCTGTATTCTGTCAATAATTGAtctaaataaaaaatgaaaaagctaACATACCTCTTTCCCGCTTTATGGCTCTACTAATTCGCAATGACCAATCTATTTTCTAAAAAGTTGACATGTATCTAACACACGTGTCGTAAACCGAATGAGAGACAACTCGCAGGGATGCAACATTGATTGAATGTAATAATGACATAGTCACGCAATCACAAGTCACAGTAATATCCGTTACACAGATGGTTCACCAAGAAAAGCTGTAGTAAAGCACTGCTGCTTAAATATTATCTCGGGGTCATCCTATAGACTCTTATACCAAGATAAAAGTGAAGTTAAAATCTTGCCTGGCGGCGACGAGAAGTTCACGTTGCAACGATATGAAGAGGAAATCGACAAGAGCTGCAGCAGGATGAGATTTCATGTAGGCTGTAGCGACATATTACTTCTTTGACCATCTGATGTCTGCCATGGACGCTGACCGCGATGAATACGAATTTGGGCATATCAATTTTTGGAATTGTGAATGGATCTCGAGGTAGCCCTGCTCCTCCGTCCTCCGACGTCGTTGTTGTTGACAAAGAGTCAAAGGAGTCTGATTGTGAAGTCGCTTCAACTAAGTTGGAAGATACTAACCAACAGCCTGAAAGCCAATTCATCTGGTGTCAGCTTCAGTGCGCTCAGCGGATtcaatgaaatgtttcattcattCGTTGCGACGGACTTACCAACATCAACCCTTACACCAACATATTATTTTGATTGATAATCATGTATTTTCCTCTGCAATTAGGATGCAATTTCCTCTTGAGCGTGGCCAGGTTATCTACACCTGTTTGTCGTTGCTTTCTGCAATGATAAACCTGTAATGTACATAATAGTAGTGGCCAATGTGATTGCCAGTAAATGTTCAGAGTAAAAAAGTTAGACACAAACGAGGCACATTACAATGGGCTTAGGAAGGTCTTATCCTCTCCCTTCCAACACAGACACACCATTCTTGTCCTTGTGCTCGTGGATTCCATCATTTACCTTTTACATCTCTAGTAGGTTAGGCCTAGAAAACCACGAAACAGACCCATTCTAATAATGGTGAGATTTAGGCTGATTGCCATTCGTTGTCGATCTGTAAAACTTTAGACCTGTTGGCTTTACAGAGTCTGAAGCCATTAAGGAAGCTATTAAGAGTAGTCTCAAGCAACATGAATACAGTGAACAGCCTTCCATAGAACAGCCAGGACCAACACCTCCTGCAGATTCTTCTGATGACTTAATAATTCATTGAATATTTGAAAGAGCATGCCACCTTCACTGTTGTTGGCCCACATCAAAACATAGTTGTCAGCAGAGAATCTGTTTTGGCAACAGCCTCTCCATATTTCAAGAGGAAAAAGTTTTTTGGCTCCAAAGGTCTTTTAGAAGTAACATTCACTACCTTTGAAACAGAAGAAGAGGATGCAATTGACCTGGGGGACCCAGAAGAGATTTTTTTCACCTGCTCCTAGGTGCCATCTTTAGAGACAGCAAGACTCCCATAGGTACCACTTTAGATACAGAAATACAGTAAGGGAGCATTCATGATATATCTAGAGGGGGgggtagtctccttcgcagctgcaaaggagactGGAGGGTGGGCTATGatgatttccttattttttcatttttagaatCCCCCCTGATCATctcagggtttttttttttgcccccctccccccctcaAGAGGTGTTGatttatcaaaggaaaatataatCCCCTCCCAGCACATAAGCAGCACATACAGTAAGTACAACATGTCAAACTCACCCTTAGCCATATCAAAGTCTTGTGCCAGGTATATTTTCATCAATATATTGAGCTTAATAGTTATTAACTTAGCAACAACTTCCACTAATGAAATGGTGATTTTTCAAGATgtcaatttatgaaaatataattaaatctctatgcatttttaattcaaaattgttctatttttgACATTGTTGAGAAAAGCTGATTGAATGATTGGCTGATAATAAGTTAACTATCTGAATTGGTACTGGAGAGAAAGAGGTCTTTTAGATGCACCGAACATACATTCCATATAAATTTGATTCAAGCAGATTTAGAACCTAATGATCTGACAGATCTTGGCCAGTTTTCAGTGCAGtgtttttaaatgaagatctGTTTAGAGGATACTAATGATCTTCATTAAACCACTGCATAACAACTGGCCATGCTGTATCATCTAGCAAGTCATCTTTGAACTCTTGGAGAGTGTGAAAGCGAGGAGAGCAAGTGTGAGGAGAGTGAGAATGAGAAGAGCGAGAGTGAGGAGGGTGACAAGAGTGAGTTTGAACCACTTGCAAAGAGACCTTGTAGCACAAGAAGTGGGCGTTATGCATCAAGTTTCATACTCGAGTTCTGTATcaacattttgttgaaatgaaataaaagacaggAATCATAGGGGGTCCAACagcatattttcttttccttttctttttcaggaaaaaaatggtttcCTCCCCCCAATGCTCAATGCTATTTTCGTTAGAAAAGTTGCACAGCCTCCCCCTAAATCATAGTAGGGAAAAAGAGTgacccccccggcccctcaaAATCATCATACCCCCTccatataaataattatgaatgctccctaataATATTTTCTAGACAACTGGCCTACTTGAATTAAGCAGCCAATGCAAAGACAATCCTGCACTCCCTGTTGGAGCTATATTATTCAGTCCAAATGTGCCAAACAATGCAACAAATTATGCTGTAGGatctcaaaattaatgtaattatATTTAGTAATgctaataggactgagtggagtacaattcagggtgATTGGGTGAGTGATTCGAAATTATGAGCATGATTATCCCTGAATTGTATGACAcaaagtcctattaccaattaattgaGTCAAtgacaaaatgcgagaaactttCTAAGTCAAGGGCTGTAAAAAGGCATTCAAAATCTAAGGAAAACATATCTGAACAAGTCATTGGACCTGTTCAtttcgtccatgtttgttttcaatctgctcTCGTAaggaattttctttgattttgattggctagggtaGGCCAGgtagttaaagtttattggTTAGAAGCATAAAGTGGTTAATTTTGTATTGGCTGTTTAACTGTCTGATTTGGCCTGTCCCATtagaaatgtttgtaatcagaCAAGTCAAATTGGACAGTTTGGaactgaaacagccaattaggCCATAAGTAAGGGCTTTTAACAACCACTCATGTTCAAGCctattgttattgacacaattacaTAAAAAATCAGTGTTGGAATACCAGGACAGTCTGGTTCTTTTGCTGACTTGGTAATGCAGTAGAGTGGAATGACTGTGTTCTATCTTTTCAGCTACCATAAAAGGCTATGTTATTGACATGAACATTAAAGCACTATGGGAGCATGAACACTTTACAGTTGGAATAATGCTCTCAACGATTGTTATGCAAGGAGGAGAGCCTCCAAGGATATTTAGTCCAACTGTTCGCCAATACATCAACCAAGGCTAGGAAAAGGGTGTACCCATAATTAAGGAGGTTCCAAACCGAATAGTGCGATCTTTTCTGATGAAGTATGGGAACATTCCTTAAATGGCAATACTCttttaaaatgacaaacaCAATACTTGTCACTGATAAAGGCATTTAGGACGTATTGTAAAATtcgttaataattcataagagttaagaccaatcaatgggcagtatttgagtcacatgtgcacctctgtaaaccccaatacaaatcaaccgGGGTTGATAAATTAtcaatcagttgtattaacttttgatacagtcaCCTACAGAGCTAATTGGTACTCatcaacttttgatacagatccctcctattgtttcatttcacaggTACAATAAAGTATTCACGTCTGATCTGTATGGGCGGTTATAACCGGTCGCCTTTGGTTCACCATTTTAAacgcccatacagatctccCACTTATATTTTATCTACTACTTAAAGGTCAGGATTCCTTGTGTAATGGCCAAGGAGGTATGCTGGCTCATTTAACCTGTTCAGTTGCCTTCCACTTTGGTTGTCTGAAGATTCTGTCAGCTGGCAGAAACAGAGAATTCTaacttgaatggcttttttttttattttatttgctggCAGCAGAAAACCAAGAACAATTTGACAATTGCCTTCAAGAGCTAGTGTGATTGGGGCTTATGACATTGAGGGCCTACCAGCAATAATGCCACTTAAAGACTGTCATGTGTTTGTGAGGGGAGTGGTGGAGTACTTAATGACCTTGCAGTGCAAGGCCATGTTACACCAATACTGCTTTCAGGCCCGCAACATTGCTATCAGGTACTTCCACTCTTGAACAGTGTACAATAACATTGACGATAAAAGTGAAACAACTGAGTACTCAATTGAAAACTGTCCATATGATTTGATTTGCGAGGCAATacattacattattttgttggGAATTCCCTTTAGATTTTTCTTTATCCTTTTTAGTTATTGGATCTTATGCGTAAAATCTGTGGAATGGATCATTTTCTGTTCCAGTTGGTTTTGCCTGTTTAGGCTACACAGCTCTTTTTGACAAATGATGATGAATAGCTCATAGTGACAAAGATTACATTTTTGGTAATTAGTCTTGCTGTAGGAcgttcttttaaatttaagctcaCCATCACAACAACCTCAGATATATAAATAACAGTGAAATCAGCAGAAACTTGCCAAAGGCATAAAGTATCAGTGATCAGTGTTTCAAAATGGATTGGTCACTACCTAGTCGATCACTTTGAtcggtttttggtttttgttgcgCCTATCCACCGGCGGACAGCCTTTTATCCGGTACTGCTATTCACCTCTTGACTAACCAAAGGCAAGTCGATGGATATGCTATCCAACTGCGCTTCATGCAACAAGAGCAAGCGCGCAAGGGATGCATGGATGTGTTACCAAGCGCAGGGATGTTGACAAATTTCCGATTGAACTTGCACAAATTCAGCTCGTTCTTTCGGTTGGTTTCATTCCGTTCCACATTCCAACTTTTGAGTGATGATAATGGTACACCCAAGGTGAACGttttctttctatttccaGTCCACCCCTGACAGCTCTGTCGATTAAATCCCAGTCCTCTGCTCCCCATGTGGTCTTGGTGGAAAATGAAGCCGAGAATCCTCCGAAATTTTCCCAGTCCTCTTTATACATAGCTATAGTTCCGTAGCTGTAATGGTACCAGGAACCCATTGGTTTGGAGCTACTTCCCCCACAGTTTAAGAAAACAATGTCTGGCGCGTAAATTGACTTGCCTTTTATACAATGCtgaaatttaaaggaaatatgaaaaaggaatgaaaaaggAGTATTTTTAGTGATAGTCAGTCTTTAAGTTATAAGCATAAAATCGATtgcattaaaaacaatttgtttcAGGCTTTTCACTCTCTTAGCTTGAGTAGCGCTCAATTATAACTACTACCAGGAACTTCCGAAACTCAAAATTGAGTCTCCCTCGattcaaaatttatttcaatgatacataaaacttttttttttcggcctCAGACATCCGTATTTGATCTTACACCTCATGATTAAACAGTTTCCAACCTGTGTTTGTTAGTAAAAGTTAGAGGATGAACTTACGAttacagaaaaaaagtcaTCAATAGCCTGAGTTAACCAACAGCGTGTAGTTTATCGCtttaaatgtaattttattCAGATGAAAACTATATCGGTTTTATGAAGCACCTACACGAACGTTGTGATGAACATAAACTTGATTCGTCTAGCACCAAGAAACATTTCACTAATAAACACGATTGTTTGCCTGATAATATCAATCAGCAGTTTAAGGTCTTAAGAAAATGTAAGACTAAATATGACTGTTTAATTTATGAAATGCTATACATTAGGGAATTGTCACCTTCTCTAAATGTCCAAAATGACTCAATCAAGGCAAAGCTTAAAGTTATTTTGGTATATAACCTTCTTTACAACACCTTGTACGCAAATTATGCTTTCCATCTCAAACTTAAACTCTAGCActtctatttatttatcactTGATAATGGAGTTACGATGACTTCGAAACGTTGTGATAATATCAAATTTGTTAAGTATATGCGTCATCATGACTTGTCTGTTTCATGAATGAGTAGGGATTGACATACGCAAAGAGATACTAATCCAGAAATTCGTTGTTGCACTTTTTACGAATCAGCTGATAGTGGGAGTGTTAGGGGTTTGACCTGTGGGGTGTTGCTTTCATGCATAAAACATCAACTAATGGCTCGGAAACTTCCATAGCACATTCACTTACGCCCTTTTATAAGATTATAACCAACACTTACCTTACGTATTTCGTTAATGAATTGACTTGCCAAATCGAGATGCAAATCTATGGTGACAACAATGGCATTAGGATTTTTTATTGAATCTATGGCTTCCGTAAATGAGATCGTACGCGAATACTTTCCGGGCTTTCTGATAAAATGATACTTCGTCAAAGTACTTTTTTGGAGAGCTTGCTTCAAGTCGATATCTGGACTATCAAAGTCATAGATTACAACGTGTAAGTGTTCGTCCTTCGTTTCTTCAACGATCTTTTCTACGTTCTTTATAAAATTGTGAACCCATCGGCCAAGGTTCTTGGCTGTAAGGATAAGATAGACATCAGCAACCGTGTCCCACTGCAGACCCTCAGGATAACACAGAGGAGTTTTATTCCCGTTTGGTTTGTACACATAATCTGCCAAGATATACTGTTCGTCAGTAATTTTATCTGAGACAACAACCTCGATAAAGTATCGCACACCTTTGTTGTGGTCGTCTTTCTTCTCGACTTTTCTGATCGACACCAAACTATATCGCCTGCAAAGATAAGATATAATCAGCTTTAGGAGCTGAAAACATAGCAACGCTTCTGGGCATCCTGAGCTTAGTCTCCCGAAGCGTGGGTAGTGCAAACTTATCATTGACTAAGTTTGTGCTAACCACACTTTGAGAGTTAACTGAACCTTATTCCCaaggtctctcttcttccctaAGGTCTATATGATCTTTTTGTTCATTCTATCTCAATCTGGTACCCGTACCCTCGAATTTTATGGTCAGCTCTGAAAGCCCGGTGAGACTCCAGGAATgatggaattaaaaaaatctcTTCTTTATTGTTCGCCTACCAAACAATAGAACACCAACAGGAAGTCGTTCACTCAGTTTACTATTGAGAATAATTCACGGTTTCTTTTACGGTGGCTGAGATTAATCTTTCTCTAACACTCTCCGCGATGTCAACCCGCTGTTATAGGACAATCAATTATTCACACACTAATTTCAAGCATGCGCACTGAGACGGGAGCCCCACGTTTTCTCGGAAAATGACGTCCATTATTCCGAGTCCCGCAGGTCGCTCACCCGCTGATCAAAAAGCCCGCTTGAGGCTCTATTGCTGGATCATCATTATAACTGACAATTATTCCGTCAAACGTTGCGTATAAAATTGATAAATTCGCGATGGTTGGTTGATCATTAGCCggtttgatttcttgttttctctctctctctcttacctgaattttgttttccttgagACATTTGTTTGACAttgatatttagaaactttCACTTCAAGAATCTGTGAACAACACAAAATCTAACTGGCGCTTGGATACGCTTTTCCGGTCGACGTTATTGTGTAGGACCCAAACTCTTTAGGTTCACCTCAACtccatatatatgtatttttttgaaactttagTTTCTAAAGCAACTGTGATGCCCTAACGGTGGAGAAGTGAAATACGAGaatttgttatcaaacaagttgataagcgAATCAAAAGGTCATCGTGAAAAGATAACTGAAGCTTTTGAGCGTTAGCGCTTCCCTCTGACGAAAAATTAACGCTTGAAAgctttgctgtttttgtttactacggaaatttgacccttttcaacttgtctgacaccaaattttcatttttttttttcgttttgttagCTTGAGATAGAGTTTAGTTATCGTTTAACGAACTTTTCATTCTGTTGTTTTCCTTGATTTACGTCCACGAGTTTGGGAAAGCACTAAGTAACATCAATTGAAGCCATGTTTTTTAACTCGCACGATTAAAAATCCCGTACGCAAACCTATGTTAACATTTTTTAGCTGTATAAACCGCTTGTGACTATGCTCTGCGGTCTTTCGGCGATGTGATGTGGTGCTTTCCACGAGTTTGACAGGTTCTTACAGGGTTATGATTAGGATAAGCCATTTGCCGGCTTATGGTGCGTGATGCATCCAAGTTTTTTAGTCAAAGTAATTGTTTCGATGGTTTTCAGTGCGATTTTTCTTCAACCtcgtctttcattttcataacaaGGTTGACTTGCTTTTTGATCGAATCAGTACCctgtacaaaattaatatgaaaGTGAGTGATTTGTTGTATTCTATAATTTAGCCGCAAAATTTCCTCTCTGCCTCTGCTAGTGACGTGTGACGGAAAGGTTTTGCATCTCATGTCAGTGGAAAACAAAGGTTACTTGTATCTGCTTTTCCACTAACACCAGGGGCTTCTCAAGGGAGTTGTCTCGGGCCTCTTCTGTTTACGGTCTACACCAGTAAGCTGTTTGATGTCGTCAGCAAGCACCTCCCAAGTGTGTATTGCTACGCAGATGAGACACAGGTGTATTTGGCACTCAGTCCTGCTGTGCAAGTTTGACTAGTTTGTCGCTTGCCACGCTACACTGTCGCATAACGCCGTTGTTGTACTAGCTGTGCTGGCTGGCTACCAGTTAGGCAACGCATTAGTTTTAATATTAAGGTCATCCATGAAATCGCGCCAACGTATTTAAGAGAACTTGTGTCAATTAAAAGATGAGGAAATTATAATTAAGATCCTCCACGGATGGTTTGTTGCTTGGAACGCCAACTTATAGAAGTAGGGTTATAGATCaagctttttatttatttttatcacgATAATTGTTAGTATCTTAACATATATTGtacatttcaattttaaaaatcagaAAGAAATCATGTGATGCGCGCTTGGTCATTTCATGGAAAACACGCACTATAAgagtcaaattattattagtctCCTCGATCTGTAAAGAAAACTTACCCCAAATAGTTTGTCTCAAGAGCATCCATGTATGTATTTACAATGGACCAGGCTTCTTCTTCATCCAAAGGATACtcataataaaatttaaaacttcTTTTAAGTCGTACAATGCCATCGACAATTGTAAATGGGTAGGTAAATGTTTTCTGTACATGCTTTTTCACACCATCAGATCGTTGGAAACCTTGCAAATCCGATGGTGCTAAAACATAACTTGGCCTGTATGGGCACATTGGAAGCGCCTTGCTCACGGCTGTATGTCGCAAAAACGGCAGCGATGCATCTAATTCCATGTGCTTATTGTGATAAccttgttcaatttttttaatgcaggACTTTGCATTGGGTAGATCGTCGTCAAACACTCTGTACGCTGCCATTTCGCTGTCATTTTTATACCACGATAACGACTGACCAGCGATGACATCATAGTTTATATGATGCGGCTGTTTCCAAGCAACTTGAAGGAAATTTTCTACTTTTGTCTGAGTATCCAAAGCatataatatttcaaaataatatctgACTCTGGATTTTAAATACATCCCAGTTGAAATTTGTGTCTTGGAGATGTTGAAATCCCAAGGAGAGAGTTCAGATTTTAGGTGTAGTGGTCTGATGAAAGCGATCTGCTTCGCTGTTCTccaattgtcattttcgctaAGCCATACTTCAGCCATTCCGTTCGATGCTACCGCAAAATGATGCTCACCATTGGTACTTGGAATAAGGAAACCAAACAAGCGATGTCCATCCGTTTCAGAATCTTTTGGTTCTGTAATTTCTGTTCGATGAATAACTCCTCGTTGATCTGGCGCTTTCGGGAAAATTGGAAAGCTGCAAAGTTTTTCGATTTTCTGGATGCAGTTCTTTTCCCAAACATGATGATTTAGTCCTCTAGGTAAACTACGAACGtcaatctgtttattttcaGGCAAATATTctgctaacgcttgaaacgaaATCTTTTGCAGTGAATTAAGCATCGAGGATTTGATTGTAGACCCAGCAGAGAGGCATTCACGCTGACCCAAGACGCACACATCAGTTACAATTataaaaactgagaaaaaaatagcGACAAAGCCCAAGGCAAACCGTAACGTTCGTAGCTTCATCGGTTCCTAAACCACGAGGTGAAACACGTATCAACAAACTACTTGCTGCTTGAACGGAAAATGTGTCGTTGACTATTACCATATTCGcatattcatttatttaacGCAAGAATAATTATGGCACGCCATTAAAAGCTCACATTAGGGCTGGAAACACAAAGGAAGACACCATGTTCAAAGTCACACAGGAATGGGTATTTTATTCCTGCGAAATAACAAACTCTTCAgtggggaaaaaaaataaacgcgacttcgaaaaaacaaattgtttgtttttcgattctgttttaatttgcaccAAATTCAATTTACAGACCCTCTTACCTCGTTAATTTCCCAATGTAGACCAATCGTTATTCTCAAAGGATCTttccttttgtcttttcataatttatgcgcTCATGCGCAAGTGCAGCAGATGATTTTTAAGAGAAACTGTTCCCTAGGGTGCTAACAAAAAATCTTCAAGTTATTGATGTTGAAGTCATCTTCGACTGATGCAAACTTTTGCAAAAGGATTCTGACATTATTAAAATATGTCTT is a window of Acropora palmata chromosome 11, jaAcrPala1.3, whole genome shotgun sequence DNA encoding:
- the LOC141897270 gene encoding uncharacterized protein LOC141897270 isoform X2, with product MKLRTLRFALGFVAIFFSVFIIVTDVCVLGQRECLSAGSTIKSSMLNSLQKISFQALAEYLPENKQIDVRSLPRGLNHHVWEKNCIQKIEKLCSFPIFPKAPDQRGVIHRTEITEPKDSETDGHRLFGFLIPSTNGEHHFAVASNGMAEVWLSENDNWRTAKQIAFIRPLHLKSELSPWDFNISKTQISTGMYLKSRVRYYFEILYALDTQTKVENFLQVAWKQPHHINYDVIAGQSLSWYKNDSEMAAYRVFDDDLPNAKSCIKKIEQGYHNKHMELDASLPFLRHTAVSKALPMCPYRPSYVLAPSDLQGFQRSDGVKKHVQKTFTYPFTIVDGIVRLKRSFKFYYEYPLDEEEAWSIVNTYMDALETNYLGRYSLVSIRKVEKKDDHNKDLHLDLASQFINEIRKHCIKGKSIYAPDIVFLNCGGSSSKPMGSWYHYSYGTIAMYKEDWENFGGFSASFSTKTTWGAEDWDLIDRAVRGGLEIERKRSPWVYHYHHSKVGMWNGMKPTERTS
- the LOC141897270 gene encoding uncharacterized protein LOC141897270 isoform X1; protein product: MKLRTLRFALGFVAIFFSVFIIVTDVCVLGQRECLSAGSTIKSSMLNSLQKISFQALAEYLPENKQIDVRSLPRGLNHHVWEKNCIQKIEKLCSFPIFPKAPDQRGVIHRTEITEPKDSETDGHRLFGFLIPSTNGEHHFAVASNGMAEVWLSENDNWRTAKQIAFIRPLHLKSELSPWDFNISKTQISTGMYLKSRVRYYFEILYALDTQTKVENFLQVAWKQPHHINYDVIAGQSLSWYKNDSEMAAYRVFDDDLPNAKSCIKKIEQGYHNKHMELDASLPFLRHTAVSKALPMCPYRPSYVLAPSDLQGFQRSDGVKKHVQKTFTYPFTIVDGIVRLKRSFKFYYEYPLDEEEAWSIVNTYMDALETNYLGRYSLVSIRKVEKKDDHNKGVRYFIEVVVSDKITDEQYILADYVYKPNGNKTPLCYPEGLQWDTVADVYLILTAKNLGRWVHNFIKNVEKIVEETKDEHLHVVIYDFDSPDIDLKQALQKSTLTKYHFIRKPGKYSRTISFTEAIDSIKNPNAIVVTIDLHLDLASQFINEIRKHCIKGKSIYAPDIVFLNCGGSSSKPMGSWYHYSYGTIAMYKEDWENFGGFSASFSTKTTWGAEDWDLIDRAVRGGLEIERKRSPWVYHYHHSKVGMWNGMKPTERTS